The Actinomycetota bacterium genome contains the following window.
GCGTACGCGCGGCAGTTCCTCGGCCAGATGGACAAGCCCGACGTCGACCACATCGAGGGCCTGTCGCCGGCGGTCTCCATCGACCAGAAGACCACCAGCCGCAACCCGCGCTCCACGGTGGGCACCGTCACCGAGATCTACGACTACCTGCGGCTGCTGTTCGCGCGCGTCGGCATCCCGCACTGCCCGATCTGCGGCCGCGAGATCCGCCGGCAGACCTCGGACCAGATCGTTGACCGCATCCTCGAGCTCGAGGAGGGCACGAAGTTCCTCGTGCTCGCGCCGGTCGTGAAGGGCCGCAAGGGCGAGTACGGCAAGATGCTCGACGACCTGAAGCGCGAGGGCTTCACGCGCGTGCGCATCGACCGCGAGATGCGCGAGCTGGCAGACGAGATCGCGCTCGACAGGAAGTACAAGCACGACATCGACGTGGTCATCGACCGGCTCGTGATGAAGGACGGCATCCGCGGGCGGCTGGCCGAGAGCGTCGAGATGGCGCTGCGGCTGACCGGCGGCACGCTCACCGTGGCCGTCGTCGACGGCGAGGAGCTGCCGTTCTCGCAGGCGCTCGCGTGCCCGGTGCACGGCGTGTCGATGGACGAGCTCGCGCCGCGCGACTTCTCGTTCAACGCGCCGTACGGCGCCTGCCCGGACTGCGCCGGCCTCGGCTCGCGCCTCGAGCCCGACCCGCTGCTCATCGTGCCCGACGTGACGCTGTCGGTGGCCGAAGGCGCCATCAAGCCCTTCGCGAGCGGCCAGACGTACTACCCGCAGATGCACGCCGCCGTCGCCGCGCACCTCGGCATCGACCTCGGCACGCCGTGGAAGGACCTGCCGAAGGCGGTCCAGGACGCGTTCCTCAAGGGCTTGGGCGACACGCGCATCCGCGTGGACTACACCACGCGCGACGGGCGCGAGACGCACTGGTACTCGCGCTTCGAGGGCGCGCTGAACGCCATTGCGCGCCGGTGGGAGGAGACCGAGTCCGAGGGCAGCAAGGAGAAGCTCGAGGAGTTCATGAGCGTCATCCCGTGCAACACCTGCAAGGGCGCGCGCCTCAAGCCCGAGATCCTCGCCGTGACGTTCGGGGGCGTGAACATCCACGAGGTCACGACGATGTCGGCGAAGGCCTCGCTGGAGTTCTTCGGCGGCGTGACGCTCACGGAGCGCGAGGAGGTCATCGCGCGGCGGGTCATCAAGGAGATCGTCGAGCGGCTGCGCTTCCTCGTGGACGTCGGGCTCGACTACCTCACGCTCGACCGCGCCACGGCGACGCTCTCGGGCGGTGAGGCCCAGCGCATCCGGCTCGCCACGCAGATCGGCTCGGGGCTCATGGGCGTGCTCTACATCCTCGACGAGCCGTCGATCGGCCTGCACCAGCGCGACAACGCGCGGCTGATCGCCACGCTGGAGCGGCTGCGCGACCTCGGCAACACGGTCATCGTCGTCGAGCACGACGAGGAGACCATACGCGCAGCCGACTTCGTGGTCGACATGGGGCCGGGCGCAGGCGAGCACGGCGGCGAGGTCGTCTGCGTCGGGCCGCCCGAGGCGATGATGGAGTGCGCCGAGTCGCTGACCGGCGCGTACCTGACCGGCCGGCGCTCGATTCCGATGCCGGAGGCCCGGCGCGACACCGGCCAGCGCGGTGCGATCCGCCTGCTCGGCGCGTGCGAGCACAACCTGCGCGGGGTGGACGTCGAGTTCCCGCTCGGGCAGATGACCGTCATCACCGGCGTGTCCGGCTCGGGCAAGAGCTCGCTCGTGACCGACACGCTCGCGCCGGCGCTGTCCAACGCGGTCCAGCGCGCGCGACAGCGCACGGGCAAGTACCGCAAGCTCGAGGGCGTGGAGCTCATCGACAAGGTCATCGACATCGACCAATCGCCCATCGGCCGCACGCCGCGCTCGAACCCCGCCACATACACGGGCCTGTGGGACGACGTGCGCTCGCTGTTCTCCTCGGTGCCCGAGTCGAAGACGCGCGGCTACTCGCCGGGGCGGTTCTCGTTCAACGTCGCCGGCGGACGCTGCGAGGCGTGCAAGGGCGACGGGCAGATCAAGATCGAGATGCACTTCCTGCCCGACGTCTACGTGCCGTGCGAGGTGTGCCACGGCGCGCGCTACAACCGCGAGACGCTCCAGGTCCGCTACAAGGGCAAGAACGTCTCCGACCTCCTCGGGATGAGCGTGGAGGAGGCGCTGTCGTTCTTCGAGAACATCCCGCCGATCCGCCGCAAGCTGCAGACGCTGTACGACGTCGGCCTCGGCTACGTGAAGCTCGGCCAGCCGGCGACGACGCTGTCGGGCGGCGAGGCGCAGCGCGTGAAGCTCGCGAGCGAGCTGCAGCGGCGCAGCACCGGGCGGACGTTCTACATCCTCGACGAGCCGACCACCGGCCTGCACTTCGACGACGTGCGCCAGCTGCTCGCGGT
Protein-coding sequences here:
- the uvrA gene encoding excinuclease ABC subunit UvrA produces the protein MPLESISIRGAREHNLKGFDLEIPRDRLVVITGLSGSGKSSLAFDTIYAEGQRRYVESLSAYARQFLGQMDKPDVDHIEGLSPAVSIDQKTTSRNPRSTVGTVTEIYDYLRLLFARVGIPHCPICGREIRRQTSDQIVDRILELEEGTKFLVLAPVVKGRKGEYGKMLDDLKREGFTRVRIDREMRELADEIALDRKYKHDIDVVIDRLVMKDGIRGRLAESVEMALRLTGGTLTVAVVDGEELPFSQALACPVHGVSMDELAPRDFSFNAPYGACPDCAGLGSRLEPDPLLIVPDVTLSVAEGAIKPFASGQTYYPQMHAAVAAHLGIDLGTPWKDLPKAVQDAFLKGLGDTRIRVDYTTRDGRETHWYSRFEGALNAIARRWEETESEGSKEKLEEFMSVIPCNTCKGARLKPEILAVTFGGVNIHEVTTMSAKASLEFFGGVTLTEREEVIARRVIKEIVERLRFLVDVGLDYLTLDRATATLSGGEAQRIRLATQIGSGLMGVLYILDEPSIGLHQRDNARLIATLERLRDLGNTVIVVEHDEETIRAADFVVDMGPGAGEHGGEVVCVGPPEAMMECAESLTGAYLTGRRSIPMPEARRDTGQRGAIRLLGACEHNLRGVDVEFPLGQMTVITGVSGSGKSSLVTDTLAPALSNAVQRARQRTGKYRKLEGVELIDKVIDIDQSPIGRTPRSNPATYTGLWDDVRSLFSSVPESKTRGYSPGRFSFNVAGGRCEACKGDGQIKIEMHFLPDVYVPCEVCHGARYNRETLQVRYKGKNVSDLLGMSVEEALSFFENIPPIRRKLQTLYDVGLGYVKLGQPATTLSGGEAQRVKLASELQRRSTGRTFYILDEPTTGLHFDDVRQLLAV